In the Salvia splendens isolate huo1 chromosome 16, SspV2, whole genome shotgun sequence genome, AAAATACAAACACCATATCCCCACACACAAATCAATCTTGTATTCTCATGGAGATCACAAATTTGGATCTCTATGAGTTCAAATACAAGTCCATGCCCTTGACTTAGGTTCTTCTATAGTTGTTTTTAAGAACACAACACCTCTTTCTTCAAACTAATTAATCCTTTCTCTCTCAACCTTGTATGCCATGGATGAAAAGAATGAGTCTTCCGACAAGTGTGTGGATGATTTCATGCTACCAGGGTTTCGATTTCACCCGACCGATGAAGAACTCGTTGAGTTCTACCTCAAACGGAAACTTCAACATCGAACTCTTCCGATTGAGCTGATtaagcaagtggatatatacaAGTACGATCCATGGGATCTTCCAAGTAAGAAATtaactagtagtagtattatatattgTGTTCTTATCCATGCATCATTAAATTATTAGTACTCATAAAGAACAAGTCAATCTCTTATGTCTATTTTCTTTGTAACAAAATATTGTTGATTTTGGACAGAATTGGCCTCGACCGGGGAGAAAGAATGTTACTTCTACTGCCCAAGGGACAGGAAATACAGAAACAGCACAAGGCCGAATCGAGTGACCGGGTCAGGCTTCTGGAAAGCCACCGGAACTGACCGGCCGATCTACTCCTCCGGTGGCCCCAGCTCCAAGTGCATCGGCCTAAAGAAGTCCCTCGTCTTCTACAGAGGCCGGGCCGCTAAAGGCATCAAAACCGACTGGATGATGCACGAGTTCCGCCTCCCCTCCGCCTCCACCACCCTCCCGCCAACTGTAAGTCATTTTCTTTCTCAAATTCataaagtttggtcaaattctggtACGTATCAGAACTTCTTAAGTTAGTTAAAGCTCATTTTTAGCACAAGTAGACAACATCGTTTAACTCAGCAGTGGCCAGGTCCAACCTGTTATTTCTTGATTGTCATATCAAATAATTGCGAACGAATACAAGTGTCATagatttttcaattaattttagaaattacgaagaatttgaccaaattaggTGACTAGGGGCAGGATTCATGGGCCATTTGCCGGATTTTCAAGAAAGCAAATTCCACAGCAAACAGAGCTGCTCTCTCCCACACATGGGCAGCCGAAACGACGTCGTCTGAGGCATTCACCTTCACTCACTTCCCCTCCGACAACGACCCCAGCTTCTCCGCAAAGACATCCACCTTAACATCCGACTACTTCAGCACCGGAAACCTCGTATTCTCCGAAGCGACAACCAACAAGAGCACGGCCGACCTGACCTCCGTGTACCTCAACCAGCCTCCCGCATTGCACCACCACTTCAACGGCGAGGAGGATCACAGAAAGAATCCCAGTGTGTGGGAGAATATTAGGGCGATGGGATTCCCCTTCAGCCTGCCTccagcggcggcggaggaggcggtGGTTAATCTGCCGTGGGAATCGCCGCCGTGTCCGAGCGAGATGTCGTCCACGACGTACTCCACCAACAAGTGTTATATATAGTTAGGTAGcctatctatctctctctctctatatatatatatatatatatatatatgtgaatgAAGGTTGTAATAGTTTCGTTTCCAGCTCTGTTTTTGGCAAGGCAGAGCTTGTATAGAAACTATTTTTGCATTTGATGTGGATGTACAGTTCTCTATCAACCATTGTGTTAATGTTCAATCAAatatatgatgatgatgatttaaTTTTCGCTTTTCATAACAAACCTTACCACTTTGTAGCCCAATTTTTGAAAATGGGAATTGGAATAATAACgtaatattaatatatgtatTAGAAGATAACACGATGACTACTGGTCCGAAAGGGCGTGGGTTCTCAAATCCCactattgacattttcttttcatcattatttccactctttttcttaaatcatttttttatactccatttacTAGTGCTACACATTCTCATTTTTCCCCCCTTTCTTTTATCCTATCTGGTATAATGTATTAAAAGTAAAcacaattaattataatttaaatttatatttaaattaattactaaAGTAATAGGCAGAATTGATGTTGTATAAGATGTTTCACATCTTTTTGCTCTTCCACTTATGgaaatcattttattaacttgTGTCATCATGCAACAGGAAAAATTTGCACAATTAGAAGTGCATAATTAAtgaaatactactccattaaaTATGGAAATAAGTATTTACATAGGAGTATAGAATCAATGAATTAACTTTCGACAAATTAAACTTGCTGCTGGAATCGACAACCTTACCTATGAAGAAAAGATCACATAAATTTACACATATATACTACTCTAATGAAAATAATTGAGCAGTCGAATGTAAATTCAATCGACTACGGTCAAAGCTTGTTAATTGATAGCACACTTTTAATTATGGATAATCTACCACAACATAAATGATTCATCTAATATCTGATTTCACTAATATTTACCAATACAATGGCCTTACTTATATCTCGAAAAGTTAATaacaatgataaaaaaaaacataattttcaAATAGATAAAGTACTAAAACTAACAAGGAAAGAGCAAGAAGTCAGGCTCTACATGTAACTTCCTATTCACAAAACTAATTGAACCTAGCTtgttattacaccatatcaatTGCTCCCTTGTCACTTTGGACATATTCAAAACTCTAGAAACTAACTTCATATCCACTTGAGAGAAAAAATACAGAACTTGGTCCGAATCATCTTCTTCCCTATACCTTCTGATCTTCCTTAAAATGCAATTCTCACTCCTCAGAACCTCCTtcagcttcctctccttctgCATTCCAAGAAAACACCACGCGATAAGCAACGTTTTTCGACATAATATACGACATATATtaaggaggagaagaagaagacctTATGAAGATCTTTCCTGATCTCCACCAGCAACTTATGCTCCTCTTGGCTGGGAAGCTCGGGCGTTTTCTTGCTCGTCCCTGCAGCTGAACAATCCTTGTCAGCACGGACGAATCGCCAGAACGTTCGTATCGACTCCTCGACGATCTCCACAAGCATGTCACTTGTAACAATGTAATCATCCATGTCTCTTTTCTCTGCCTTCCTCTTGTCTCTCAAGTTGTCCTCTGCAATGAAGCCATGTCATATTTAGCATTGTATAGTTAAAACTCGAGATTGGTTAGCTTCGTGTTCCCACCTCGTATGACGGGAACTTGAAGAAGGTTGCGGACAGCACACCGGGTCTTGACATAGTTCTGCACCCTCGGGCCCTGAAACAGCTCGTCCTCGGTGAATCTGTTCATCAGCACTTGGAACTGCTGGAACTCGTTGGCGACCTCGTTGTACCTCCGCCTTCCACGTGGATCGGTATCCCACAAGTGCCAGGCTTTCTCATACTGCCAGTGCAAGAACTCCCACGAGAGGCACATCTGCCCGACGTACACTGCCTCGAGATCCCCCTGCAGCTCCTCCACAAACTTCTTCATCGGGTCGCTCCCGTGGATCTTGTGTTTCGACAGCCATAGATTTTGGGACACGAGTGATTTGAGCGTCGGCGCCCGTTTCTGCTTCGATATTGATTGTAGAGGATCCTTTAGCTGCAGAAATCCTGCATTAAGCACAGTTTTGAAACTATAGTAAGAATTACTACTCACAATATCAATGTAGCAACTTACAATATGTTCATGAAATTATTACTGCActattaaaatctaaaatatcataaatacaACATCGAATAAAGCATTTTTGCCATGGAAAAGGCTACCTATGACTTTATGAGTTTGACAGAGGAAAATTTTGGAAACTGGGAAAGAAAATTTGGTGCTTGAATTGAAACGATTGTTAGGTCTCGTGATTCCACAACATTTATTGTGGTTGAGAAAATGGAATAGTCCAACAAAAAGCATTGGTTATTACATTGactttttcatatttattgccTACTATACCAACTACCTATTCAAATCTCAACCTCAAAAATGGTGTGTCATTGACTCATTCTTCCTATGCCTTCAACCAAACTAAGTCTCATGCTTTATCTGTTTCTAGACATTTCAACAAACAAGATCTCGTGGGACCTCATTTTCATCCAAACACCAACAATATTCAAATCAATTCATCTATTTTCTTGCATAAACAAGAATGTAATAACAGGAAGCAAGATACTGCAAGAAAGAAGGCCGAAAACGGATAATGATCACATAAGGATACGGAGGGAGTAACGGGAACTAACCCATGGCATACATCTTCTGGTAGTTTATGATGTCGAATTTGCGCATTCGCTCCCTATAGCTCTTGTAGAACTTATGAAGCTCGCCTATGCAATCCTCTCGCTGGGACTCATCGATCCGCCATGGCTTCAAGTCGTCGCTTATCTTGGGGGACTCTGAATCCTCTAGAATGGTGGGGAGGCCGGTAGCCTTCACCTTCTTCAGCTCCATCTTCAGCTGCTCGATTAGCTCTTGATGCTCCCACAGCAACTCCAGCTTGTTCGGATCCTCAGAATCTAACACCGATGAATCCTTAGACTTTAACTTCTcagaatcatcatcatcatcaccaccATTGGTAGTAACAACATTGCCTACATTGTTATCATCAAAATCTTGTTTCAATCCATCAACATTGCTATCATCTTCAAGCTTCTTTAACTCTTCCATTATATCACTATCTTCGCCATCAAATTCATCGGTTTCTTCGAAACCAGACACTTCACTTTCTGAATCCATCGGATCATCCACATCAAATCCTCCCCCGAAATCTCCATCCGACAAGAATCCATTGCTGTAGGAATCCACCAAATGGTTCATAACTGAACGTAAATGATCAAAACTAGTCGACTCCGAATCACAATCCATAACCTCAGAACTTTTTTCTGAATCCAATCGACATTCCTCACCTATTTGCGAGTTCTCGGTGAATCCCTCTTCCTCAATTTTCTCTCCTTGCTCTCCATCACTGACCTCAATTTCCTTTCCTTTATCATGAACACGAACGCAACCTGTTTGATCAAAGTCCTCCTCCAAATTCCCAGCTTCAGAGGCCTCTGTTTTCTCAAATGAGCAGTCGATTTCACCCTCTTTAACCCGGAAAGTCTCTGCCTCGTCAATAAAAGCGCTGACGAAGCTCTTCCCAGATGAGAACTGATACATGCTAACAGTTGCACAAGGGACCACCTCCGAATTCAATGCATCACCAGTTTCTTTATGGAGTCGGCTGCTAAACTCATCGAATGTCGGAAACTTGAATTTTAAATGTTCCACCGtcttctcctcctccgcctcAGCGCCACCATTGACGCTTACACACTCATCACCATTAATCTCATCTTTATCCTCTAATAAATCCAGCTTCTCTGTTTCaaggaattctattttctcgtCGCTCTTGTTTAAGGCACCACTTCCATCTCCTTGCATTCTGCGGCAAAAAACCaccaccaaaaaaaaatatatgattaACGGTTGAAATTAACCACCTACAAAAACAGAGCAAGTGAAGAAGCGCCGGAAACCTCAAAATAAAAGCGGAGATGAAGCTGAGAAGCGGGCGGAGATAAAAGCGGATGAATAAGAAGAGCCTCTGAGGACTAAAACCGGCCATATCCAGAGAGAAACATTCGAATCGTATAAATTAAGTTGGAAGCAACGGAATTTTGATGGGAGGTTTGAAAAAATCAACGAGGAAACCGACTCACGAGCTGCAAAAATAGTAGTGGGGAGGAAATCAATCTGAGTCAGAAAGGAAGTTGAAATCCGACCTAATAGGAAGGGGAGATGAGATTTAGAGTGGGAGATGGTTACGCGCCAGCGACTCGGTCTCCACGGTTACATGCAGCGACTCCTCAACCAAAACTTACGCTATTAAATTATGGTTTTTTGGGGAGTTTCAGTGAAGATGGAGAGAGAAAACAGAGAGAGAGGTGGGAATGGAAGAGAAAGTGAGAAACAGAGGAAGATAATTGACATTCAGAATTTTAGGACTTACAAATTGATAATACGGAAAAAAGCTGTGTATTGAAAAGTATAACTATAAGCTCCACGTGGGTCACTCGTTGCCttttttataaaacaaaatattttaaataataaacttTTTGGTTATTTTGTGCAATGTCAACTTTTTAATTGTTGAAAATATCTTTGTTGGTGAGCATTCCATTAAATGCTAtagtaataataacaataattataTCCACCTCGGATTTGCCGAATTCTATgtttaattattactactacattGAAAATATTTGTGTAATTTCTCTttgatttttattatatttaattaacttTTGGTTCAAAAAGTAAaatctcattttatcatttcaataCATCCATGATTTAAAGGTCCATTTaatattttgcaattttttatAAACGAACCTTATACTTcaatattactataaaattgataaatggAGTATGAAAATAGAATTCACCCTCCATTAACTTTTCTATCAAATTTTcaacaaagtcaaataatttctaaTAACCGATCAAAATATGACTTTAATTGATGGAATGAGGTATGTAtgttaaagttttttttttactttatttaattttattatctgTACTTTATGGATAAATACATACcccatctgtcccataaaaatatgtgcactttccatttttgtccgtctcacaaaaatatgtgcattccattttttaaaagttatatcaattttatattgtaAGTCTCACTATCTACTAAGACTATTTTAACTACCAtgctccttctctctcttattttaatattttccactctctcttattttaccatatCATTATCctctctatctcttactttaccaattttgttttaattttcgCCAGTCTTATTATtctaaattaattgaaaataaagtatgagaatGATTAATCATATAATTGAAAACGGaatataaagtatgagagatgataAACGAagagaaattaaattgttgatttagtaaaaagaataaatgattcatttatttttagGAAGCCCCAAAAAAATTAATGTGGACAAAGAGagtatttttaatattgtgtcAGAGCAAGACCTGCAAATTTAAGACCTGAATTGATTTGTGATAGAGAATGTGATTACAAAGAGAGTAAAATTGTTTTACTAGTGGAGTAGTAATTAAATAATCTTCGATGTTTTCTCATCCAATATTTACTGATctcaaaaatcataaaaatctcTCTCCTTTCCTTTCTTTGGTAACTACCGGATGCACGAATTAATACCTTCAAATACATGCTAAAACAATGGTCTCTTTACTTTTTCGCAAGATTTACTAATAATGTTATTTTCTACTAGCAGTTATAGACTTATAATGGAGTTGTCCATTGTAATAATTGCGTGGATAATAATCCGCCGACTATTATAATAAGTCAAAAGGGGAATAATTAACCTCTGTTAAAGTTATTGTACTATTCATAACAAATAACCTCTGTAGTATTTATTTGCGAAAGAAAATTCtctattttttgtataataacGAAAAAAGAACCTTTAAAGTGGACGAAGAATTTTCCAAggacattaaaatttttaaaaattggcTCTCTAGAAAATTTATTAACATCTAGAAGGAATTCTGAATTTTTAATCGTAGTTACACTTACACACACGCTttgttataaatatttaattttggagtaataattaagtagtagtagtagtacttccTATATTTATGGGTTAATTTGCGGCCATATCATTA is a window encoding:
- the LOC121771252 gene encoding protein FEZ-like isoform X1, whose amino-acid sequence is MDEKNESSDKCVDDFMLPGFRFHPTDEELVEFYLKRKLQHRTLPIELIKQVDIYKYDPWDLPKLASTGEKECYFYCPRDRKYRNSTRPNRVTGSGFWKATGTDRPIYSSGGPSSKCIGLKKSLVFYRGRAAKGIKTDWMMHEFRLPSASTTLPPTGQDSWAICRIFKKANSTANRAALSHTWAAETTSSEAFTFTHFPSDNDPSFSAKTSTLTSDYFSTGNLVFSEATTNKSTADLTSVYLNQPPALHHHFNGEEDHRKNPSVWENIRAMGFPFSLPPAAAEEAVVNLPWESPPCPSEMSSTTYSTNKCYI
- the LOC121771252 gene encoding protein FEZ-like isoform X2, whose translation is MDEKNESSDKCVDDFMLPGFRFHPTDEELVEFYLKRKLQHRTLPIELIKQVDIYKYDPWDLPKLASTGEKECYFYCPRDRKYRNSTRPNRVTGSGFWKATGTDRPIYSSGGPSSKCIGLKKSLVFYRGRAAKGIKTDWMMHEFRLPSASTTLPPTDSWAICRIFKKANSTANRAALSHTWAAETTSSEAFTFTHFPSDNDPSFSAKTSTLTSDYFSTGNLVFSEATTNKSTADLTSVYLNQPPALHHHFNGEEDHRKNPSVWENIRAMGFPFSLPPAAAEEAVVNLPWESPPCPSEMSSTTYSTNKCYI
- the LOC121769760 gene encoding uncharacterized protein LOC121769760, which gives rise to MAGFSPQRLFLFIRFYLRPLLSFISAFILRMQGDGSGALNKSDEKIEFLETEKLDLLEDKDEINGDECVSVNGGAEAEEEKTVEHLKFKFPTFDEFSSRLHKETGDALNSEVVPCATVSMYQFSSGKSFVSAFIDEAETFRVKEGEIDCSFEKTEASEAGNLEEDFDQTGCVRVHDKGKEIEVSDGEQGEKIEEEGFTENSQIGEECRLDSEKSSEVMDCDSESTSFDHLRSVMNHLVDSYSNGFLSDGDFGGGFDVDDPMDSESEVSGFEETDEFDGEDSDIMEELKKLEDDSNVDGLKQDFDDNNVGNVVTTNGGDDDDDSEKLKSKDSSVLDSEDPNKLELLWEHQELIEQLKMELKKVKATGLPTILEDSESPKISDDLKPWRIDESQREDCIGELHKFYKSYRERMRKFDIINYQKMYAMGFLQLKDPLQSISKQKRAPTLKSLVSQNLWLSKHKIHGSDPMKKFVEELQGDLEAVYVGQMCLSWEFLHWQYEKAWHLWDTDPRGRRRYNEVANEFQQFQVLMNRFTEDELFQGPRVQNYVKTRCAVRNLLQVPVIREDNLRDKRKAEKRDMDDYIVTSDMLVEIVEESIRTFWRFVRADKDCSAAGTSKKTPELPSQEEHKLLVEIRKDLHKKERKLKEVLRSENCILRKIRRYREEDDSDQVLYFFSQVDMKLVSRVLNMSKVTREQLIWCNNKLGSISFVNRKLHVEPDFLLFPC